A window from Flavobacterium gyeonganense encodes these proteins:
- a CDS encoding DUF4292 domain-containing protein: MKKYIAVILVTGLMISCKSKSVAVQNSNTETPVKIDNKTVEKHYENKLDFSTLYIKASAKYVDEKQSQNVTAEIKIEKDKQILVSVRFLGITMAKALITPTTVSYYEKINGTYYEGDFTSLSKWLGTELDYSKVQNLLVGEALDDLRKGKYTQTIVENLIRLEDEKSTNLKKTFFLEPEKYLLQKEQISQSSENRMLEIKYSDNKVFNQGTLPTSIEINAIQPKGKTDINLNYNTISFNEELSFPYSVPSGYKKVIIN; encoded by the coding sequence ATGAAAAAATATATAGCAGTAATATTGGTAACAGGTTTAATGATTTCGTGTAAATCAAAATCTGTTGCGGTGCAAAATAGTAATACGGAAACACCAGTTAAAATTGACAATAAAACGGTAGAAAAACATTATGAAAACAAATTAGATTTCTCTACATTATACATAAAAGCGAGTGCGAAATATGTTGATGAAAAGCAAAGTCAAAATGTTACTGCTGAAATTAAAATTGAAAAAGACAAACAGATTTTAGTAAGTGTACGTTTTCTTGGAATCACGATGGCAAAAGCTTTGATTACCCCAACTACAGTAAGTTATTACGAAAAAATAAACGGTACGTATTATGAAGGCGATTTTACAAGTTTAAGTAAATGGCTGGGAACCGAACTGGATTACAGTAAAGTTCAAAATTTATTAGTGGGAGAAGCTTTGGATGATTTAAGAAAAGGAAAATATACACAGACAATTGTAGAAAACCTTATTCGTTTAGAAGATGAAAAAAGTACAAATCTGAAAAAGACTTTCTTTTTGGAGCCTGAAAAATATTTGCTGCAAAAAGAACAAATTTCGCAGTCTTCAGAAAATAGAATGTTAGAAATTAAATATTCTGATAATAAGGTTTTTAATCAGGGAACACTTCCAACCAGTATTGAAATTAATGCAATACAGCCCAAAGGAAAGACGGATATTAATTTAAATTATAACACAATTTCGTTTAATGAAGAACTTTCTTTTCCATATAGTGTGCCAAGTGGCTATAAAAAAGTTATAATTAACTAA
- a CDS encoding sugar phosphate nucleotidyltransferase, which translates to MKIIVPMAGRGSRLRPHTLTVPKPLIPVAGKSIVHRLVEDIAKILKQPIEEVAFILGDEAFFGDDVVSSLQDLAKGLGAKASIYRQDLPLGTGHAIMCAKDSLSGPAVIAYADTLIRADFELDPAADSVIWVKQVDQPEAFGVVKLNGNNEITELVEKPKEFVSDLAVIGIYYFKEVGDLKKELQGVLDNNIQNGGEYQINDGIKAMMANGKIFKTGSVDEWMDCGNKDVTVETNTRMLGFLHNDGEHLVDYNVTLENSTIIPPCYIGENVVLKNATVGPNVSLGKGCHVTDSSIKNSLVQTYSQIKNADLDNAMIGNHVSYDGKFKSISIGDYSVFE; encoded by the coding sequence ATGAAAATAATCGTTCCAATGGCAGGTCGCGGATCAAGATTACGACCTCATACTTTAACTGTTCCAAAACCATTAATTCCTGTTGCAGGAAAATCAATTGTTCATCGTCTGGTTGAAGATATTGCCAAAATATTAAAACAGCCAATTGAAGAAGTTGCCTTTATTTTAGGAGATGAAGCTTTTTTTGGTGATGATGTTGTTTCAAGTTTACAGGATTTAGCCAAAGGTTTAGGGGCAAAAGCATCTATTTATCGTCAGGATTTACCATTAGGAACGGGTCATGCCATTATGTGTGCTAAGGATTCTTTATCAGGACCAGCCGTAATTGCGTATGCAGATACTTTAATCAGAGCAGATTTTGAACTGGATCCGGCTGCTGATTCCGTAATCTGGGTGAAACAAGTGGATCAGCCTGAAGCATTTGGTGTAGTAAAATTAAACGGCAATAATGAAATTACTGAATTGGTAGAAAAACCAAAAGAATTTGTTAGTGATTTAGCGGTTATCGGAATTTATTATTTCAAAGAAGTTGGCGATTTGAAAAAAGAACTTCAGGGCGTTTTGGATAATAATATTCAAAATGGTGGAGAATATCAGATTAATGATGGTATTAAAGCTATGATGGCAAACGGAAAAATTTTCAAAACAGGAAGTGTCGATGAATGGATGGATTGTGGTAATAAAGATGTGACGGTTGAAACAAATACCCGAATGCTTGGTTTTCTTCATAATGATGGAGAACATTTAGTGGATTATAATGTGACTTTAGAAAATTCAACTATTATTCCTCCTTGTTATATTGGAGAAAATGTAGTACTAAAAAATGCAACTGTGGGCCCAAATGTTTCATTAGGAAAAGGATGCCATGTTACGGATAGCTCCATAAAAAACAGCTTGGTACAAACCTATTCGCAAATAAAAAATGCTGATTTGGATAATGCAATGATTGGAAATCATGTGAGTTATGATGGAAAATTTAAAAGTATCAGTATTGGTGATTATTCTGTTTTTGAATAA
- the atpH gene encoding ATP synthase F1 subunit delta, with amino-acid sequence MASTRAAIRYAKAILDLANSKGVAEAVNNDMKSIANAIETNIELSNFIQNPTTTVEVKESALLEVFANVNDVTKGLFRLLFENKRFEILDAIALEYNKLFDEGNGIEVAKVTTAIPMDAALEAKVLAKVATLSDKKITIENVVDPAIIGGFILRIGDQQYNASVANRLQVLKRELSN; translated from the coding sequence ATGGCAAGTACAAGAGCAGCAATTCGTTATGCAAAAGCAATTCTGGACTTAGCAAACTCTAAAGGTGTTGCCGAAGCTGTTAATAACGATATGAAATCAATTGCTAATGCAATTGAAACAAATATAGAATTGAGCAACTTTATTCAAAACCCAACAACAACAGTTGAAGTGAAGGAGAGTGCTCTTTTGGAAGTTTTTGCAAATGTAAATGATGTAACCAAAGGTTTATTTCGTTTATTATTCGAAAACAAAAGATTTGAAATTCTGGATGCAATTGCATTAGAATATAATAAGTTATTTGACGAAGGCAACGGAATAGAAGTAGCAAAAGTTACGACAGCAATCCCAATGGATGCTGCTTTAGAAGCTAAAGTTTTAGCTAAAGTTGCAACTTTATCAGATAAGAAAATAACAATTGAAAATGTAGTAGATCCAGCAATTATTGGAGGATTTATTTTAAGAATAGGTGATCAGCAATATAACGCTTCAGTTGCAAACAGATTACAAGTATTAAAGAGAGAGTTAAGTAATTAG
- a CDS encoding F0F1 ATP synthase subunit B — translation MDKLINDFSFGLFFWQALILLVLILLLVKFAWKPIMESITAREEGIKNALLSAENAKREMENLQADNQRILNEARAERDAMLKEAREMKEKMIADSKNEAQEAGQKMIEQAKAAIQSEKNAAMAEVKAQVSTLSLTIAEKLLKEELSNKESQTKLVEKLLGDVKLN, via the coding sequence ATGGATAAGTTAATTAACGATTTTTCATTCGGATTATTCTTCTGGCAGGCTTTAATCTTGTTAGTATTGATTTTGCTTTTAGTAAAATTTGCCTGGAAACCAATTATGGAATCTATTACTGCAAGAGAAGAAGGTATTAAAAATGCATTGCTTTCTGCTGAAAACGCAAAGAGAGAAATGGAAAATTTACAGGCTGACAATCAAAGAATTTTGAATGAAGCTCGTGCAGAACGTGATGCAATGCTAAAAGAAGCTCGCGAGATGAAAGAGAAAATGATTGCTGATTCTAAAAACGAAGCACAAGAAGCTGGTCAAAAAATGATTGAGCAGGCAAAAGCGGCTATTCAAAGTGAAAAAAATGCTGCTATGGCTGAAGTAAAAGCTCAGGTTTCTACTTTATCATTGACAATTGCTGAAAAATTATTGAAAGAAGAATTATCTAATAAAGAATCTCAAACTAAATTAGTTGAGAAATTGTTAGGTGATGTAAAGTTAAACTAA
- the dut gene encoding dUTP diphosphatase, protein MKIQIINKSQHDLPNYETIASAGMDLRANLTESITLKPLERTIVKTGLFIELPIGYEAQVRPRSGLAAKKGVTVLNSPGTVDADYRGEIGVILVNLSNEDFVIENGERIAQLIISKHERAEWIEVEELSETSRGAGGFGSTGVK, encoded by the coding sequence ATGAAAATACAAATCATCAATAAATCGCAGCACGACTTACCAAATTACGAAACAATTGCTTCGGCAGGAATGGATTTACGTGCCAATTTAACGGAATCAATAACTCTAAAACCATTAGAAAGAACCATCGTAAAAACAGGTCTTTTTATTGAGTTGCCAATTGGTTACGAAGCCCAGGTTAGACCAAGAAGCGGTCTCGCAGCTAAAAAAGGTGTTACGGTTTTGAACTCTCCCGGAACTGTAGATGCTGATTACAGAGGTGAAATAGGCGTAATTTTAGTAAATTTATCAAATGAAGATTTTGTAATCGAAAACGGAGAACGAATTGCACAATTAATTATTTCCAAACATGAAAGGGCAGAGTGGATTGAAGTTGAGGAACTTTCTGAAACTTCAAGAGGAGCGGGTGGCTTCGGGAGTACGGGTGTGAAATAG
- a CDS encoding AtpZ/AtpI family protein produces MEKDPNNNKRNKWLALINIPFQMGVIIIFFSYFGTWLDENHPSPKLEYNTIFVMIGVGLALYNVIRQVNDINKTK; encoded by the coding sequence ATGGAAAAGGATCCGAATAACAATAAAAGAAACAAATGGCTGGCTCTCATAAATATTCCTTTTCAAATGGGGGTCATCATTATTTTTTTCTCTTATTTTGGAACCTGGCTTGATGAAAATCATCCAAGCCCTAAATTAGAGTACAATACTATTTTTGTAATGATTGGCGTAGGGCTTGCATTATATAATGTCATTCGTCAGGTTAATGATATTAATAAAACGAAGTAA
- the atpG gene encoding ATP synthase F1 subunit gamma — MANLKEIRNRITSVSSTMQITSAMKMVSAAKLKKAQDAITAMRPYAEKLTELLQNLSATLDGEVGGDYTAQREVKKVLLVAITSNRGLCGAFNSNVIKEIKNRTEFYAGKQVDVFPIGKKGNDVLAKTHKVHGHHNAIFDHLTFDNVAAIADNLTERFLSGEYDRIELVYNQFKNAATQIVQVEQFLPLAPIKSDESVSAGDYIFEPSKEEIVLTLIPKSLKTQLYKGIRDSFASEHGARMTAMHKATDNATELRNQLKLTYNKARQAAITNEILEIVGGAEALNG; from the coding sequence ATGGCAAATTTAAAGGAAATCCGTAATAGAATTACTTCCGTTTCATCGACGATGCAAATTACATCGGCTATGAAAATGGTTTCTGCTGCAAAGCTTAAGAAAGCACAAGATGCAATCACTGCAATGCGCCCTTATGCCGAGAAATTAACAGAGTTACTGCAAAATCTTTCTGCTACACTTGATGGTGAAGTTGGAGGAGATTACACAGCACAACGTGAAGTAAAAAAAGTATTGCTTGTAGCAATAACTTCTAACAGAGGTTTATGTGGTGCATTCAATTCAAATGTTATTAAAGAAATCAAAAACCGTACTGAATTTTACGCTGGTAAACAAGTTGATGTTTTTCCTATTGGGAAAAAAGGAAACGATGTTTTGGCTAAAACGCATAAAGTTCATGGTCATCATAATGCGATTTTTGACCATTTAACTTTTGATAATGTTGCCGCAATTGCAGATAATTTAACTGAAAGATTCTTATCTGGAGAGTACGATAGAATTGAATTGGTTTACAATCAGTTTAAAAATGCTGCAACTCAAATTGTTCAGGTCGAACAGTTTTTGCCTTTAGCTCCAATTAAATCTGACGAATCAGTTTCTGCAGGAGATTACATTTTCGAACCTTCCAAAGAAGAAATTGTTTTGACTTTGATTCCAAAATCATTAAAAACACAATTATACAAAGGTATTCGTGATTCTTTTGCTTCAGAGCATGGAGCACGTATGACAGCTATGCACAAAGCAACTGATAATGCCACTGAATTGAGAAATCAATTGAAATTGACTTATAATAAAGCACGTCAGGCTGCTATTACTAACGAAATTTTAGAGATTGTTGGTGGTGCAGAGGCATTAAATGGATAA
- the atpE gene encoding ATP synthase F0 subunit C — translation MGTIPTLVGAGLVVIGAGLGLGKIGGSAMDAIARQPEAAGKIQTAMIIIAALLEGLAFAALILGKN, via the coding sequence ATGGGAACAATTCCAACTTTAGTAGGTGCTGGTTTAGTAGTAATTGGTGCAGGTTTAGGTTTAGGTAAAATCGGTGGATCTGCTATGGACGCAATTGCTCGTCAGCCAGAAGCTGCTGGTAAAATCCAAACTGCGATGATTATTATCGCTGCTTTATTAGAAGGTTTAGCATTCGCTGCTTTAATCTTAGGAAAAAACTAA
- the atpB gene encoding F0F1 ATP synthase subunit A: MVISNKPLRFILAAFVASLPIMGFANPENDSTHVQTETAHEEKVVSHNAHEEGEHVALDPKAKVDSFIDHHLQDSHDFVFFSDEKENKHYGFPLPVILIDGGLKVFSSSKLHHGEEVAEVDGNYYKLVHGKIYKTDAAGTINFDEHGHPSNEKPLDFSITKNVVSMLFVSILLFLMFTGLAKSYKKGPIPTGFGRVLEPLIIFIRDEIAVPNIGEKKYRKYMGYLLTVFFFVWLLNLLGMTPLGINVTGNIAITVCLAAFTFIITQFSANKDYWGHIFWMPGVPVPMKIILAPIEVLGTLTKPFALLIRLYANITAGHVVIMSLIAMIFVGKNLAADLPISLGLTLFISVIEVLVAFLQAFIFTMLSSLFIGMAVQDHDHAHHHEDETAII, encoded by the coding sequence ATGGTGATTTCAAACAAACCACTCAGATTTATTCTTGCAGCTTTTGTAGCTTCTCTTCCAATTATGGGTTTTGCGAACCCGGAGAATGACTCAACTCATGTTCAAACTGAAACAGCTCACGAAGAAAAAGTAGTTTCGCACAATGCTCACGAAGAAGGAGAACATGTAGCTCTTGATCCAAAGGCAAAAGTGGATTCTTTTATTGATCACCACTTGCAGGATTCTCATGATTTCGTTTTCTTTTCAGATGAAAAAGAGAATAAACATTATGGTTTTCCATTACCAGTTATACTTATCGATGGAGGTTTGAAAGTTTTCTCTTCTTCAAAATTACACCACGGAGAAGAAGTTGCAGAAGTTGATGGTAACTACTATAAATTGGTTCATGGTAAAATTTACAAAACAGATGCTGCCGGAACAATCAACTTTGATGAGCATGGCCATCCATCTAACGAAAAACCATTAGATTTTTCAATTACTAAAAATGTGGTTTCAATGCTTTTCGTATCAATATTATTATTCTTAATGTTTACCGGATTAGCAAAATCATATAAAAAAGGACCAATCCCAACCGGATTTGGCAGAGTTTTAGAACCACTTATTATTTTCATCAGAGACGAAATTGCTGTTCCAAATATTGGAGAGAAAAAATACCGTAAATATATGGGTTACCTATTAACTGTATTTTTCTTTGTTTGGTTATTAAACTTATTAGGAATGACTCCTCTTGGAATCAACGTTACAGGAAATATTGCAATTACAGTTTGTCTTGCAGCATTTACTTTCATTATTACTCAATTCAGTGCTAACAAAGACTATTGGGGACATATTTTCTGGATGCCTGGAGTACCAGTTCCAATGAAAATCATTTTAGCTCCAATCGAGGTTTTAGGAACATTAACAAAACCATTTGCATTATTAATCCGTTTGTATGCAAACATTACTGCAGGTCACGTAGTAATTATGAGTTTGATCGCTATGATTTTCGTAGGTAAAAATTTGGCAGCAGATTTGCCAATCTCTTTAGGATTAACACTATTTATTTCGGTAATTGAAGTTTTAGTTGCATTTTTACAGGCTTTCATTTTTACAATGTTATCATCGTTGTTTATTGGTATGGCAGTTCAGGATCATGATCATGCACATCATCACGAAGATGAAACTGCAATCATTTAA
- the atpA gene encoding F0F1 ATP synthase subunit alpha — protein sequence MAEIKPAEISAILRKQVEGFESGATLEEVGTVLQVGDGIARVYGLSNVQYGELVEFENGLEAIVLNLEEDNVGVVLLGPSTGIKEGSTAKRTQRIASLKVGEQMVGRVVNTLGFPIDGKGPIGGDLYEMPLERKAPGVIFRQPVTEPLQTGVKAVDAMIPVGRGQRELVIGDRQTGKSTVCIDTILNQKEFYDAGKPVFCIYVAIGQKASTVAGIAKMLEEKGAMAYTVIVAANASDPAPMQVYAPFAGAAIGEYFRDSGRPALIVYDDLSKQAVAYREVSLLLRRPPGREAYPGDVFYLHSRLLERACKVIADDGIAKNMNDLPDSIKSIVKGGGSLTALPIIETQAGDVSAYIPTNVISITDGQIFLDGDLFNSGVRPAINVGISVSRVGGNAQIKSMKKVSGTLKLDQAQFRELEAFAKFGSDLDSVTLNVIEKGKRNVEILKQGLNDPYPVENQVAIIYAGSKNLLKNVPVNKVKEFEADFISYLNSKHKDTLNALKAGKLDDNITDVIEKAAKEVSAKYN from the coding sequence ATGGCGGAAATCAAACCTGCTGAAATTTCAGCAATATTAAGAAAGCAAGTAGAAGGTTTTGAATCTGGTGCTACGCTAGAGGAAGTAGGAACAGTACTTCAGGTTGGGGATGGTATTGCTCGTGTTTACGGGTTATCTAATGTACAATATGGTGAGTTGGTTGAATTTGAAAACGGACTTGAAGCTATTGTATTGAACCTTGAAGAAGACAACGTAGGTGTGGTACTTTTAGGACCATCAACTGGTATCAAAGAAGGATCAACAGCAAAAAGAACCCAACGTATTGCTTCTCTTAAAGTAGGTGAGCAAATGGTAGGACGTGTAGTAAACACTCTTGGTTTTCCAATTGATGGAAAAGGGCCAATTGGTGGAGATTTATACGAAATGCCTTTGGAAAGAAAAGCACCTGGTGTAATTTTCCGTCAGCCGGTAACTGAGCCATTACAAACTGGAGTTAAAGCAGTAGATGCTATGATCCCGGTTGGACGTGGTCAGCGTGAGCTTGTAATCGGTGACCGTCAAACAGGTAAATCAACTGTTTGTATCGATACAATCTTAAATCAAAAAGAATTTTACGATGCAGGAAAACCTGTATTTTGTATATATGTTGCAATTGGACAAAAAGCTTCAACTGTAGCAGGAATCGCTAAAATGTTAGAAGAAAAAGGAGCAATGGCTTATACAGTTATCGTTGCTGCTAATGCTTCTGATCCAGCTCCAATGCAGGTTTACGCTCCATTCGCTGGTGCTGCAATTGGAGAGTACTTTAGAGACTCAGGCCGTCCGGCTCTTATCGTTTATGATGATTTATCTAAACAAGCTGTTGCTTACCGTGAGGTTTCTCTTTTATTAAGAAGACCACCGGGACGTGAAGCTTATCCTGGAGACGTTTTCTACTTACACTCTCGTTTATTAGAGCGTGCTTGTAAAGTGATTGCTGATGATGGTATCGCTAAAAACATGAACGATTTACCAGATTCTATTAAGTCTATCGTAAAAGGAGGTGGTTCTTTAACTGCATTGCCAATTATCGAAACTCAGGCTGGTGACGTTTCTGCATATATCCCAACAAATGTAATCTCTATTACAGATGGTCAGATTTTCCTTGATGGAGATTTGTTCAACTCAGGGGTTCGTCCGGCAATTAACGTAGGTATCTCTGTATCTCGTGTTGGAGGTAATGCTCAGATTAAATCAATGAAAAAAGTTTCAGGAACTTTAAAATTAGACCAGGCTCAATTCCGTGAATTAGAAGCTTTCGCTAAATTTGGTTCTGACCTTGATTCTGTTACTTTAAATGTAATTGAAAAAGGAAAAAGAAATGTTGAAATCTTAAAGCAAGGTTTAAATGATCCTTATCCTGTGGAAAACCAGGTTGCGATTATTTATGCAGGATCTAAAAACTTATTGAAAAATGTTCCTGTAAATAAAGTAAAAGAATTTGAAGCAGATTTCATCTCTTACTTAAACAGTAAACATAAAGATACGCTTAACGCATTGAAAGCTGGTAAATTAGATGACAACATTACTGATGTTATTGAAAAAGCAGCAAAAGAAGTTTCAGCAAAATATAACTAA
- a CDS encoding bactofilin family protein — MFEKAKKNGTELLGKTNRIVEGTSIIGDIVSKADFRLDGELIGNFTSQGKLVIGSSGVIKGDIICHNADIEGEFQGKLKVLEVLNIKATARIHGEVAVGKLSIEPGADFTATCTMLAHSNQVIMLEDGKGSE; from the coding sequence ATGTTTGAAAAAGCAAAAAAAAACGGTACAGAACTTTTAGGAAAAACTAACAGAATCGTGGAAGGAACTTCTATTATAGGAGATATAGTTTCCAAAGCCGATTTCAGACTCGATGGAGAATTGATTGGGAATTTTACTTCACAGGGAAAATTAGTAATCGGGTCGTCGGGCGTTATAAAAGGCGACATCATTTGCCATAACGCAGACATCGAAGGAGAATTTCAGGGCAAACTAAAAGTTTTAGAAGTCCTTAATATAAAAGCCACCGCACGGATTCATGGAGAAGTAGCGGTTGGAAAATTGTCTATTGAACCCGGAGCTGACTTTACAGCAACTTGTACAATGCTCGCTCATTCAAATCAGGTAATAATGCTAGAAGATGGAAAAGGATCCGAATAA
- a CDS encoding lipopolysaccharide biosynthesis protein, with product MGLYKNLFKQTAIYGLATVLPRMLSFLLVRLYTGILPTAEYGEVSIVLSWMVFFNVILSYGMETAFFRFYSAEDDKKNVIATATISVFWTSIGFLFTALIFRNTLANWAEVDTQYVTYSVWILVLDALVLIPFSKLRANQRPMVYAAIKIGNVVINLLLNIFFLLYLPKLATDNPNSVWDNLYIENFQIAYIFIANLLASLATFIVLSPNYLSLGRRFDPVLWKKMMKYGLPILVAGIAFAVNEHFDKILLGYLLPENLAKSEVGAYSACYKLGLFMVLFATAFRLGIEPFFFSHAKNENAPQTYAVITKYFVILGSLILLGVIVFADILKLLLLDNKSYWEAMKVVPLIILANFFLGIYNNLSVWYKLTDKTRIGAYISIVGAIVTLFLNYLLIPKYSYYGSAIATISAYGSMMFISYILGNKYYPIPYDMNKIGAYLGISIVFSAISFYWFRENYFVGIPLLLGFIYFVYHNEKETIKGIMNKK from the coding sequence TTGGGATTATATAAAAATCTTTTCAAACAAACTGCAATTTATGGACTGGCAACCGTTTTACCACGAATGCTCAGTTTTTTATTAGTCAGATTATATACAGGTATTTTACCTACAGCTGAATATGGCGAAGTTTCGATTGTTTTGTCCTGGATGGTTTTCTTTAATGTAATTCTTTCCTATGGAATGGAAACTGCGTTTTTTAGATTTTACAGCGCCGAAGATGACAAGAAAAATGTAATTGCAACAGCTACAATATCGGTATTTTGGACTTCGATTGGATTTTTGTTTACTGCTTTAATTTTTAGAAATACACTGGCAAACTGGGCAGAAGTTGATACGCAGTATGTTACCTATTCGGTTTGGATTTTGGTTCTGGATGCTTTGGTTTTAATACCGTTTTCTAAGCTTAGAGCCAATCAGCGACCAATGGTTTACGCAGCCATTAAAATTGGAAATGTTGTTATAAACCTTTTACTGAATATTTTTTTCTTACTCTATTTGCCAAAACTGGCCACCGATAATCCCAATTCTGTCTGGGATAATTTATATATTGAAAATTTTCAGATTGCCTATATTTTCATCGCAAATCTTTTAGCAAGTTTAGCCACATTCATTGTACTTTCACCAAATTATCTTTCTCTCGGAAGAAGATTTGATCCTGTACTTTGGAAAAAAATGATGAAATATGGTTTGCCAATTCTTGTTGCCGGAATTGCATTTGCAGTGAATGAACATTTTGATAAAATTTTATTGGGCTATTTATTGCCAGAAAATTTAGCGAAGTCAGAAGTTGGTGCTTATTCAGCTTGTTATAAGTTAGGATTATTTATGGTTTTGTTTGCTACAGCATTCAGACTCGGAATTGAGCCTTTCTTTTTTAGTCATGCAAAAAATGAAAATGCGCCACAAACCTATGCCGTTATCACGAAGTATTTTGTGATTTTAGGATCACTGATCTTATTGGGAGTAATTGTTTTTGCAGATATTTTAAAACTCCTTTTACTTGATAATAAATCGTATTGGGAAGCCATGAAAGTTGTTCCATTAATTATTCTGGCCAATTTTTTCTTAGGAATTTATAATAATTTATCTGTTTGGTATAAATTGACAGATAAAACAAGAATTGGCGCATATATTTCTATTGTTGGTGCTATTGTAACACTGTTTTTAAATTACTTGTTAATTCCAAAATACAGTTATTACGGATCAGCAATTGCAACTATATCAGCTTACGGAAGTATGATGTTCATTTCCTATATATTAGGAAACAAATATTATCCAATACCTTATGATATGAATAAAATTGGAGCTTATCTTGGAATTTCAATTGTATTTTCAGCTATTTCATTTTATTGGTTTAGAGAAAATTATTTTGTTGGAATTCCGTTATTGCTAGGATTCATTTATTTTGTCTATCATAATGAAAAAGAGACAATCAAAGGAATTATGAATAAAAAGTAA
- a CDS encoding tetratricopeptide repeat protein, translating into MRKRVLVILFFVLLSNSTMVMAQTEPEDIAMATDEYQDSFYESLKQKGIENYDKAIISLEKCIKLKPNDAVAYFELGKNYLKLKEYQNAQNAFEKAIQIDPKNKWYWLGVYDVSFETKNYTLAIETIQKIIPFDEEYKDDLISLYMITNQFEKALLTINEMNDKYGKSEDRERYKQQILSQGKFQNTEIDNLISQIKQNPKDESNYVNLILLYSKTAETDKALDVSKQLAREIPNSEWAQLSLFKGYLDQNQADKAIKAMNFILSSPKIDSKIKHRTLNEFLIYVNKNPQYASDLEIAIGYFDNDPNVDVAKEIGKFYHSKNQFENAIKYYEKHLSSNSDQDRETNLLLLEAYFQAKQFEPMTQRAMMLIEIYPSQPQFYYYAGLGSNQLKQFKNAKTVLEMGLDYVVDDKKMEANFNIQLGEAYNGLGDAKKKEEYFLKANELLKQKK; encoded by the coding sequence ATGAGAAAAAGAGTGTTAGTAATTTTATTTTTCGTTTTGCTAAGCAATTCTACTATGGTCATGGCGCAAACAGAACCTGAAGATATTGCTATGGCAACAGACGAATATCAGGACTCTTTTTATGAATCATTAAAACAGAAAGGAATTGAAAATTATGATAAGGCAATTATATCTTTAGAAAAATGTATTAAACTCAAACCAAATGATGCCGTTGCTTATTTTGAACTGGGTAAAAATTATTTAAAATTAAAGGAATATCAAAATGCTCAAAACGCATTTGAAAAAGCGATCCAGATAGATCCAAAAAATAAATGGTACTGGTTAGGAGTTTATGATGTAAGTTTCGAAACCAAAAATTATACTCTGGCAATTGAAACGATCCAGAAAATTATTCCGTTTGACGAAGAATACAAAGATGATTTGATTTCATTATATATGATTACCAATCAGTTTGAAAAAGCACTGTTGACAATCAATGAAATGAATGACAAATACGGGAAATCTGAAGATCGTGAAAGATACAAGCAGCAGATTTTATCTCAGGGCAAATTTCAAAATACTGAAATAGACAATTTGATCAGTCAGATCAAACAAAACCCTAAAGACGAATCTAATTATGTTAACCTGATTTTATTATATTCAAAAACAGCAGAAACAGATAAAGCTTTGGATGTTTCAAAACAGCTGGCCAGGGAAATTCCAAACTCAGAGTGGGCGCAGCTAAGTTTGTTTAAAGGATATTTAGATCAAAACCAGGCAGACAAGGCCATAAAGGCAATGAATTTTATTTTATCCAGCCCAAAAATAGATTCTAAAATTAAGCACAGAACACTGAATGAATTTTTAATTTATGTGAATAAAAATCCGCAATATGCATCTGATTTAGAGATAGCGATTGGCTATTTTGACAACGATCCAAATGTAGATGTTGCTAAAGAAATTGGAAAATTTTATCACAGTAAAAACCAATTTGAGAATGCGATTAAATATTATGAAAAACATTTAAGTTCCAATTCAGATCAAGATCGTGAAACAAATTTGCTTTTGCTTGAAGCATATTTTCAGGCAAAGCAATTTGAGCCAATGACCCAAAGGGCGATGATGTTGATTGAAATTTATCCATCCCAGCCGCAATTTTATTATTATGCAGGATTAGGAAGTAATCAACTAAAACAATTTAAGAATGCAAAAACCGTTTTAGAAATGGGACTTGATTATGTAGTTGATGATAAAAAAATGGAAGCAAATTTTAATATTCAGTTAGGCGAGGCGTACAATGGATTGGGAGATGCTAAGAAAAAAGAGGAATACTTTTTGAAAGCAAATGAGTTATTAAAACAAAAAAAGTAA